One region of Methanocalculus alkaliphilus genomic DNA includes:
- a CDS encoding UPF0175 family protein has protein sequence MNDSSVHYPPGVCFCTSPSHEWSRVSPPQGPCPCSLYEGILSSGKAAGLAGLKRCQWEVLLGVWKVSRHCTEEDLHVDIACGSSVRYCSMVPLFITGLVGLL, from the coding sequence ATGAATGACTCTTCTGTTCACTACCCCCCGGGAGTTTGTTTCTGCACTTCGCCTTCCCACGAATGGAGTAGAGTCAGCCCTCCACAGGGACCTTGCCCTTGCTCTCTCTATGAGGGGATACTCTCCTCAGGAAAGGCTGCTGGACTAGCTGGTCTGAAACGCTGTCAATGGGAGGTGCTTCTCGGGGTATGGAAGGTCTCGCGTCATTGTACGGAAGAAGATCTCCACGTGGATATCGCCTGTGGTTCGAGCGTTCGATACTGTAGTATGGTACCTCTTTTTATCACAGGTTTGGTAGGACTCTTATAG
- a CDS encoding flavodoxin family protein — protein sequence MMQETVLNEQQMKDCEESRWDFSDLKALFINCTLKKTPELSHTEGLIRVSQAIMEKNQVAVEVIRPVDYDIAYGVYPDMREKGWEKDDWPPIFRKVMDANILVLCSPIWLGEKSSICQKVIERLYGQSGELNEHGQYAYYGRAGGCLITGNEDGAKHCGMGILYSLQHLGFVIPPQADAAWLGGIGPGPSYLDPGSGGPENDFTNRNTTFMTWNLMHMARVMKEMGGIPAHGNQRSAWAAGCRFEHPNPEYR from the coding sequence ATGATGCAGGAAACCGTTCTCAACGAGCAACAGATGAAAGATTGTGAAGAAAGCAGATGGGACTTCTCTGACCTGAAGGCGCTCTTCATCAACTGCACGCTGAAGAAGACACCGGAGCTCTCGCATACCGAGGGGTTGATCCGGGTCTCCCAGGCGATCATGGAGAAGAACCAGGTTGCCGTCGAGGTGATCAGGCCGGTCGATTATGATATCGCCTATGGTGTCTATCCGGATATGCGGGAGAAGGGGTGGGAGAAGGATGACTGGCCGCCCATATTCCGGAAGGTGATGGACGCCAACATCCTGGTGCTCTGTTCGCCGATCTGGCTCGGCGAGAAGAGCTCGATCTGCCAGAAGGTGATCGAAAGGCTGTACGGGCAGTCCGGCGAACTGAATGAGCATGGGCAGTATGCGTACTATGGGCGGGCCGGGGGCTGCCTCATCACCGGCAATGAGGATGGAGCAAAGCATTGCGGAATGGGGATCCTCTACTCCCTCCAGCACCTCGGCTTTGTCATACCGCCGCAGGCCGATGCTGCATGGCTTGGGGGGATCGGCCCCGGCCCATCATACCTGGATCCCGGGTCCGGAGGTCCGGAGAACGACTTCACGAACCGCAACACCACATTCATGACATGGAACCTGATGCATATGGCACGGGTAATGAAGGAGATGGGGGGCATCCCGGCACACGGCAACCAGAGGAGTGCATGGGCGGCCGGATGCAGGTTCGAACATCCAAATCCCGAGTACAGATAG
- a CDS encoding type II toxin-antitoxin system HicB family antitoxin produces MKSAMILEYREKALSHARYEIIDDEESYYGEVPGLAGVYANGRSLEECRENLKHVIEGWILVRREQNLAVVSIFRKAGFIEEENNRGLFSPIFLINQ; encoded by the coding sequence ATGAAGAGTGCTATGATTCTGGAATATCGTGAAAAAGCCCTGTCACACGCACGATATGAGATCATTGATGATGAAGAGTCTTATTACGGGGAGGTTCCGGGACTGGCCGGGGTGTATGCAAACGGCAGGAGTCTCGAAGAGTGCCGGGAAAACTTAAAGCATGTAATTGAGGGATGGATACTGGTCAGAAGAGAGCAAAATCTGGCTGTTGTAAGTATCTTCAGAAAAGCCGGTTTCATTGAGGAAGAGAACAACAGGGGATTGTTTTCGCCGATTTTTTTAATTAATCAGTGA